Proteins from a single region of Acidianus ambivalens:
- a CDS encoding DUF2192 domain-containing protein, translating into MVKEIYKGRIKVITDLWGKILDEWESLNRDSLISLVQKIYEDNKIKPFRGFKSTNLYEKELISVYVVGKEGLGLFDDYRQVFDKLFSMEENYENIANLILNSPEEAFKKANEDKDLLARALRLIFVEVVFSFADESKLIDALRRLDASTNDAIKHTAKSFSRFYTAFKLAEGSIRDKMNYIAMKKAISINIGIEYPLPKANYVALISQEVFNVKPRLIKKILEVSSKT; encoded by the coding sequence ATGGTTAAAGAGATTTACAAGGGCAGGATAAAAGTAATTACTGATCTATGGGGAAAAATACTTGATGAGTGGGAAAGTTTAAATAGAGATTCGCTGATTTCTCTAGTTCAGAAAATTTATGAAGACAATAAGATAAAACCTTTCAGGGGATTTAAATCTACAAATCTTTACGAAAAAGAATTAATATCAGTTTACGTAGTTGGAAAAGAAGGACTTGGCCTATTTGACGACTATAGACAAGTTTTTGACAAATTATTCTCTATGGAAGAAAATTATGAGAATATAGCAAATTTAATATTAAATTCCCCAGAAGAAGCTTTCAAGAAAGCTAATGAAGATAAAGATTTATTAGCGAGGGCGTTAAGGCTAATTTTTGTTGAAGTTGTCTTCTCATTTGCAGATGAAAGCAAACTTATAGATGCTTTAAGGAGACTTGACGCTAGTACAAATGATGCAATAAAACATACTGCTAAAAGCTTTTCTAGATTTTATACAGCGTTCAAATTAGCTGAAGGTAGTATTAGAGACAAAATGAATTATATTGCAATGAAGAAGGCAATATCAATAAATATAGGAATTGAGTATCCTTTACCTAAGGCTAATTATGTAGCACTAATCTCTCAAGAAGTTTTCAATGTTAAACCTAGGCTAATTAAGAAAATTCTAGAAGTTTCATCTAAAACATAG
- a CDS encoding helix-turn-helix domain-containing protein, which translates to MKAIHNLSKEARQEIINIMLEKRSRKELAEELGITPAAIVKFTKGLTHPSDDTILKALEIASDDEKEKIVNIILNDLVNSVIEVFSEYPNVTTEKIDELKKILDEIEGRKLLASSGFI; encoded by the coding sequence ATGAAGGCTATACATAATCTAAGTAAAGAAGCTAGGCAGGAAATAATTAATATAATGCTAGAAAAAAGGTCTAGAAAAGAACTTGCAGAGGAATTAGGAATAACTCCAGCTGCAATAGTTAAGTTTACTAAAGGTTTAACTCATCCAAGTGATGATACTATTTTAAAGGCTCTTGAAATAGCAAGTGATGATGAAAAAGAGAAAATAGTTAATATAATCTTAAATGACCTTGTGAATAGCGTGATAGAAGTATTTTCTGAATATCCTAACGTAACCACAGAAAAAATTGATGAACTTAAAAAAATTCTAGATGAAATAGAAGGCAGAAAATTATTGGCTTCTTCTGGGTTCATATAG
- a CDS encoding zinc-binding alcohol dehydrogenase family protein translates to MISIIFNQGIIPKDVVERPINNDFVLVSPDKVLLTFIENSVYLGLLWVRPWTILGSIGIGKIEAVGVDVDPTLQGKNVLILPYSKKYGGIGTEIDGLLAEKAVIPDDAIVTLPENTSDKVLLYPFVSIATQIVDLVKGEKVLIIGSGLLGLLTYQYLLDSSIDVSIYTDIPGKKIQGVKEVKNLEEGKWDIVILSTMRGWARYIAERLITEDGRIIVPVFMNTWPPTLPSRSIRIYPKKMDGLLQKTEKISDKFFSENIAYSDDILSSIPTPKNGVIVNVKKALASYANSSFIT, encoded by the coding sequence ATGATATCAATTATATTTAACCAAGGTATTATTCCTAAGGACGTTGTTGAAAGGCCTATAAATAACGATTTTGTACTGGTATCACCGGATAAAGTATTGCTAACGTTTATTGAAAATTCTGTATATCTAGGATTATTATGGGTAAGGCCTTGGACAATACTGGGGAGTATTGGAATAGGTAAAATAGAAGCAGTAGGAGTAGATGTAGACCCGACTTTACAAGGTAAGAATGTCCTAATTTTGCCTTATTCTAAAAAATATGGCGGAATAGGAACGGAAATTGATGGGCTATTAGCTGAAAAAGCGGTAATTCCAGACGACGCAATAGTTACTTTACCTGAGAATACTAGTGATAAAGTTCTTCTTTATCCTTTTGTCTCAATAGCAACACAAATAGTAGATCTAGTAAAGGGAGAAAAAGTACTAATAATAGGTTCTGGTTTACTAGGATTATTAACTTATCAATATTTATTAGATAGTTCAATCGATGTGAGCATATACACCGATATTCCAGGTAAAAAAATTCAAGGAGTAAAGGAGGTTAAAAATCTAGAGGAGGGAAAATGGGATATAGTAATATTATCAACTATGAGAGGTTGGGCAAGATATATTGCTGAAAGGTTAATTACTGAAGACGGAAGAATTATAGTCCCAGTTTTTATGAACACTTGGCCACCAACTTTGCCTTCTAGATCAATTAGAATATATCCTAAGAAAATGGATGGATTACTTCAAAAAACTGAGAAAATTTCGGATAAATTCTTTAGCGAAAACATAGCATATTCCGACGATATTTTATCTAGTATTCCAACTCCAAAAAACGGTGTTATAGTGAACGTTAAAAAAGCTTTAGCTAGTTACGCTAATTCCTCTTTTATAACTTGA
- a CDS encoding PLP-dependent aminotransferase family protein yields MAKWSKFLSKDTTLLKTSEIRDLLKLTEGKNVISLAGGLPDPSTFPAEDIKNITDYVLQNYASRALQYSATAGIPELRKELVNLSSQRGITGINENNIFVTVGSQEALFMLFNIFVDPGDHVFVEMPSYLAALNILRARNPQFHGIPLTEKGPDLDKFEEELRRLKSEGKSPKLLYIIPTAQNPGGTTLDMEGRKRVLELASQYDFLIVEDDAYGFLVFEGESPAPIKALDKEGRVIYTGTFSKILAPGFRLGWIVADEEIIQNVELYKQNVDLHTPSFTQFIAAEAIKRNVIQNNIPRVRQLYREKRDVMLQAIEEYFPKDARWSKPVGGMFVFAWLPEKIDALNMLPKALERGVAYVPGSSFYYDYSGRNTMRLNFSFPPKEKLVEGIRILGQVIKEELA; encoded by the coding sequence ATGGCTAAATGGTCGAAGTTTCTTTCTAAAGATACAACATTATTAAAAACTTCTGAGATAAGAGATTTATTGAAACTTACTGAAGGAAAGAACGTAATTAGCTTAGCAGGAGGCTTACCAGATCCATCAACTTTCCCTGCAGAAGATATAAAGAATATAACTGACTATGTACTACAAAATTATGCTTCTCGTGCCCTGCAATATTCTGCAACTGCTGGAATACCAGAATTAAGGAAGGAACTTGTAAACCTTTCATCTCAAAGAGGGATTACTGGAATAAATGAGAATAATATATTTGTAACAGTAGGTAGTCAAGAAGCTTTATTTATGTTATTTAACATCTTTGTTGACCCTGGAGATCACGTATTTGTAGAAATGCCAAGTTATTTGGCAGCTTTAAACATTTTAAGAGCCAGAAATCCTCAATTTCACGGAATTCCGTTAACGGAAAAAGGTCCAGATTTAGATAAGTTTGAAGAAGAATTAAGGAGACTTAAATCCGAAGGTAAATCCCCAAAATTGCTTTATATAATTCCTACGGCACAAAATCCTGGAGGTACAACGTTAGACATGGAAGGTAGAAAAAGAGTATTAGAATTGGCTTCTCAATATGATTTTCTAATAGTAGAAGATGACGCTTATGGATTTTTAGTGTTTGAAGGCGAAAGCCCTGCACCTATTAAAGCCTTAGATAAAGAGGGTAGAGTAATTTATACTGGGACTTTTAGTAAAATTTTAGCCCCAGGCTTTAGATTAGGGTGGATAGTAGCTGATGAGGAAATAATACAGAACGTTGAGTTATATAAGCAAAATGTAGATTTGCATACTCCAAGTTTTACTCAATTTATAGCAGCTGAGGCTATAAAGAGGAATGTCATCCAGAACAATATTCCAAGAGTTAGGCAACTTTATAGAGAGAAGAGAGACGTTATGCTACAAGCTATAGAGGAATACTTCCCTAAGGACGCAAGATGGTCTAAGCCAGTAGGTGGAATGTTTGTATTTGCATGGTTACCTGAAAAAATAGATGCATTGAATATGTTGCCTAAAGCTTTAGAAAGAGGGGTAGCTTATGTTCCTGGCTCAAGTTTCTATTATGATTATAGTGGAAGAAATACTATGAGGCTTAATTTTAGCTTCCCGCCCAAAGAGAAACTAGTTGAAGGAATTAGAATCCTAGGTCAAGTTATAAAAGAGGAATTAGCGTAA
- a CDS encoding nicotinamide mononucleotide deamidase-related protein, with translation MRMYLAEILTIGNEILSGRTVNTNASHIARRLTSLGFTVRRITVVMDELDEISQGFKEAIQRNPRIIISTGGLGPTYDDKTAEGLSLALGRKLVINQKALEEIENKYRQLGLQITEERRKMAMMPEGSIAIENSKGIAPGIYIEYNGIEILATPGVPREMEDILETFIKKYMKTRPEVKYVEETIYADKVMESALAPYVKQLVKKYDLYIKTHPKGYELSNPSLEIQIAGSSKDEEEIRKRINECIKELEEYIKNLGGVIKNSQQENQ, from the coding sequence ATGAGAATGTATCTGGCAGAAATCTTAACCATAGGTAATGAAATACTTAGCGGAAGAACAGTTAATACTAACGCATCGCACATTGCAAGGAGATTAACTTCACTTGGTTTTACAGTAAGGAGGATAACAGTAGTAATGGATGAACTCGATGAAATCTCTCAAGGTTTTAAGGAGGCAATACAAAGGAATCCAAGAATAATAATATCAACTGGAGGATTGGGGCCAACTTATGACGATAAGACTGCAGAAGGATTAAGCTTGGCATTAGGAAGAAAATTAGTAATAAATCAGAAAGCTTTAGAGGAAATAGAAAATAAATATAGACAACTTGGATTACAAATAACCGAAGAAAGACGAAAAATGGCCATGATGCCAGAAGGTTCAATTGCTATAGAAAACTCTAAGGGTATAGCACCGGGCATATATATAGAATATAACGGTATAGAAATATTAGCTACCCCAGGAGTACCAAGAGAAATGGAAGACATACTAGAGACATTTATAAAAAAATACATGAAGACAAGACCAGAAGTAAAATATGTAGAGGAAACAATTTACGCAGATAAGGTCATGGAGTCGGCATTAGCTCCTTATGTTAAGCAATTAGTAAAAAAGTACGATCTATATATAAAAACTCATCCTAAAGGATACGAACTAAGTAATCCGTCACTTGAAATTCAGATAGCGGGGAGTAGCAAAGACGAGGAAGAGATAAGAAAAAGGATAAACGAGTGTATAAAAGAACTTGAAGAGTACATAAAAAATCTTGGAGGAGTTATTAAGAATTCCCAACAAGAAAATCAATAA
- a CDS encoding alpha/beta fold hydrolase — translation MFVILDDAKIYYEIRGEGKPVILIHHLAGSYKSWSDIAYQLSQKFMVISYDLRGHGRSSILPYEYRIEDHSKDLKGLIEYLRLDNPIIIGHSLGTLVAIDYALRNAVDKLILIGALYKAPNPEPYEKYVSVALNFGMEALAEYRKTIGDFADSLVLNPIAWRKLLEVYNENNPLGYKYAVEGLLHARDYSKDLNKIDIKGGTLVIYGSEDKLKQNLNTMLTIPKSSYRILNGYGHFLNFEAPDELYASIIDFLVGNS, via the coding sequence ATGTTTGTAATCTTGGATGATGCTAAAATTTATTATGAAATAAGAGGCGAAGGTAAGCCAGTTATTTTAATTCACCATCTAGCAGGATCTTACAAAAGTTGGTCTGATATCGCTTATCAGTTGTCACAAAAATTTATGGTAATATCTTATGATCTTAGGGGTCATGGGAGATCTTCTATTTTACCTTATGAGTATAGAATTGAAGATCATTCTAAAGATCTAAAAGGATTAATAGAATATCTTAGACTGGATAACCCAATTATTATCGGTCATTCCTTAGGAACTTTAGTTGCGATCGATTATGCCTTAAGAAACGCAGTTGATAAATTAATATTAATAGGGGCATTATATAAGGCTCCTAATCCAGAACCCTACGAGAAATACGTTTCAGTCGCTCTTAACTTTGGAATGGAAGCGTTAGCGGAATATAGGAAAACCATAGGAGATTTTGCAGATTCTTTAGTTCTAAATCCAATAGCTTGGAGAAAGCTTTTAGAAGTGTATAATGAAAACAATCCGCTAGGATATAAATACGCGGTAGAAGGATTATTGCATGCCAGAGATTATTCTAAAGATCTTAACAAGATTGATATAAAAGGTGGAACTTTAGTGATTTATGGTAGTGAAGATAAATTGAAACAGAATTTAAATACAATGCTAACTATTCCTAAATCTAGCTATAGAATTCTTAATGGATATGGTCATTTCTTAAATTTTGAAGCTCCAGACGAGCTATACGCATCAATTATTGATTTTCTTGTTGGGAATTCTTAA
- the pheT gene encoding phenylalanine--tRNA ligase subunit beta: MVNIVLKESRLLNLLGLEEKDLNDVLFNLKSEVEKRGEDELEIEINSDRLDMLSPEGIKRAVDGILGRKLGEAKYEVVPTNYQLIIDDVESRPYALAAVVYDIKLDEDRIKEIIQFQEKLHCTIGRKRKKVAIGIHDLDKIDGKVIRYSKVPLDYKFVPLNSDKEMSVSEVISSTEQGKLYGNISIKDNYSPAILQEDGQVLSIPPIINSNKTKIDSSTKNLFIDVTGTNFDAVAQTLDLLVSNFAEGGSKIGTVKVSRYTSSSPLMIHNKLVVKTSDINKRLGLSLSTEEIAKYVRMMRMDANINSDEIEVIVPQYRIDIMTYVDIAEDVAMAYGYKSFSLPEYTSKGMGELLPITKLERAFRDLAIGGGFQEIFTFVLNKSSYLLYNDFVKIQNPITVEYDAVRNSLIWNMLKFLAKNQHARFPIKVFEVGDVVVKSEESDTGYKNDTRACLAIMNSKISYEELQSVVHQILYNLKGKEPRYLRQDKDYFIKGRSAKILFDNNVIGEIGEISPEVLEKFNIENPVVIAEIYLEKLCE; the protein is encoded by the coding sequence ATGGTAAATATTGTATTAAAAGAATCAAGATTACTAAACCTTCTTGGATTAGAAGAGAAAGACCTGAATGACGTATTATTTAACTTAAAGTCGGAAGTTGAGAAGAGAGGAGAAGACGAACTAGAGATAGAGATAAACTCTGATAGGTTAGATATGCTTAGTCCAGAAGGAATTAAGAGGGCAGTTGATGGAATCCTCGGAAGGAAATTGGGGGAAGCGAAATATGAAGTAGTTCCAACCAATTATCAGCTAATAATAGATGATGTAGAAAGTAGGCCTTATGCTCTTGCTGCTGTAGTTTATGATATCAAACTTGACGAAGATAGAATAAAGGAAATAATACAGTTTCAAGAGAAACTGCATTGTACTATAGGTAGGAAAAGGAAGAAAGTTGCTATAGGTATTCACGATTTAGATAAAATAGATGGGAAGGTAATAAGATACTCAAAGGTTCCTCTAGACTATAAGTTCGTTCCATTAAACTCGGATAAGGAGATGAGCGTTTCAGAAGTAATATCTTCTACAGAGCAAGGTAAACTCTACGGTAATATATCAATTAAGGATAATTACTCTCCCGCAATATTACAAGAGGACGGTCAAGTATTAAGCATACCACCTATAATAAATTCAAATAAAACTAAAATTGATTCTTCTACTAAGAACTTATTTATTGATGTAACAGGAACAAATTTTGACGCTGTTGCTCAGACTTTAGATTTGTTGGTTAGTAATTTTGCTGAAGGAGGAAGCAAGATTGGAACAGTAAAGGTATCAAGGTATACTTCTTCCTCTCCCTTGATGATTCATAACAAATTAGTCGTGAAGACCTCGGATATAAACAAGAGATTAGGATTAAGCTTATCGACAGAGGAGATAGCTAAGTACGTTAGAATGATGAGAATGGATGCTAATATTAACAGTGATGAAATAGAAGTGATAGTTCCACAATACAGAATAGATATAATGACTTACGTGGACATAGCAGAGGACGTAGCTATGGCTTACGGGTATAAAAGCTTCAGTTTACCTGAATATACTAGCAAAGGAATGGGCGAGCTTTTGCCAATAACTAAGCTTGAAAGAGCGTTTAGGGACTTAGCAATAGGCGGAGGATTCCAAGAGATTTTCACTTTTGTACTAAATAAGTCATCATACTTATTATACAATGACTTTGTTAAAATACAAAATCCTATAACTGTTGAATATGACGCTGTGAGAAACTCATTGATCTGGAATATGCTTAAGTTTTTAGCAAAGAATCAACACGCTAGATTTCCTATTAAAGTATTTGAAGTGGGAGATGTGGTTGTGAAAAGTGAAGAAAGTGATACTGGATATAAAAATGACACTAGAGCATGTCTTGCAATAATGAACAGCAAGATCTCATATGAGGAACTACAGTCTGTAGTTCATCAAATATTATATAATCTAAAAGGGAAGGAGCCTAGATATCTCAGGCAAGATAAAGATTATTTTATTAAAGGTAGATCTGCCAAAATACTGTTTGATAATAATGTTATTGGAGAGATAGGTGAAATATCACCGGAAGTTTTAGAGAAATTTAATATTGAAAATCCTGTAGTTATAGCAGAAATTTACTTGGAAAAATTGTGTGAGTAA
- a CDS encoding phenylalanine--tRNA ligase subunit alpha yields MLSENEIKIIDFLKKKENKSAYSTELSSVIPETAVFSLAYLLKDKGYVSVKEEEKENIILTKEGEERLKEGLPEDNLINFLKGESKKIQEVAKTFKDFNIALSWARKKGLIKVDKGEIIPLKSSYVSPEYVVLKKISSSQDLSEDDKKYLKELESRGLIEIKKNKVLLLTLLKEPEIRPAITYLTPELLRNKEWTKYELKEYNVEALPPFIPLGKKHYFKEFLEHVKDVMVSLGFKEVKSDFVEMEFYNFDMLFQAQDHPAREIHDSFKVDGKGELLNQSLVKRVKEVHEKLWKYSWKQEVAKSLVLRSQTTATTARVLSTSPNKEIKVFTIGKVFRPDAIDATHLIEFHQLDGLVIEENFNFRELLSTLRAIFSGIGIKEVKFKPAYFPFTEPSVEVYGYIQGLGWVEMAGAGLLRPEVTEPAGVTMPAGAWGLGLDRLAMLFLGIKDIRNLYSDDIEYLRNRKVEY; encoded by the coding sequence ATGTTAAGCGAGAATGAAATTAAAATTATTGATTTTTTAAAAAAGAAAGAGAATAAATCAGCTTATTCCACTGAGCTTTCATCAGTTATTCCAGAAACTGCAGTCTTTAGCCTAGCTTATTTATTGAAAGATAAAGGTTATGTGAGTGTAAAAGAGGAAGAAAAAGAGAACATTATATTAACTAAAGAAGGAGAAGAAAGATTAAAAGAAGGGCTTCCAGAAGATAATTTGATAAACTTTTTGAAAGGTGAAAGTAAAAAAATTCAGGAAGTAGCTAAAACTTTTAAGGATTTTAATATTGCTTTAAGCTGGGCCAGGAAAAAGGGATTAATCAAGGTCGATAAAGGAGAAATTATACCTTTAAAATCGTCTTACGTTTCACCAGAATACGTTGTTCTTAAGAAAATATCTTCTTCGCAAGATCTTTCAGAGGACGATAAAAAATATTTGAAAGAATTAGAAAGCAGAGGATTAATAGAGATTAAGAAGAACAAAGTGCTATTACTTACTTTGCTTAAGGAGCCAGAAATTCGCCCAGCTATTACTTACTTAACTCCAGAATTATTAAGAAATAAAGAATGGACTAAATATGAGTTAAAGGAATATAACGTCGAGGCGTTACCCCCATTTATTCCATTAGGAAAGAAGCACTATTTTAAGGAATTTTTAGAGCACGTTAAGGACGTTATGGTCTCACTGGGCTTTAAGGAAGTTAAGAGTGACTTTGTAGAAATGGAATTTTACAATTTTGATATGCTGTTCCAAGCTCAAGATCATCCCGCTAGGGAAATACATGATAGCTTTAAGGTTGACGGAAAGGGAGAATTGTTAAACCAGAGTTTAGTAAAGAGAGTAAAAGAAGTACATGAAAAATTGTGGAAATATAGTTGGAAGCAAGAGGTTGCAAAATCCTTAGTTTTAAGGAGCCAAACTACTGCAACTACTGCAAGAGTTCTTTCTACATCACCTAATAAGGAGATTAAAGTCTTCACTATAGGTAAAGTATTTAGGCCAGACGCTATCGACGCTACGCATTTAATCGAATTTCATCAATTAGATGGTTTAGTTATAGAAGAGAATTTTAACTTTAGGGAACTTTTGTCAACTCTAAGGGCAATATTTTCTGGGATAGGAATTAAGGAAGTAAAATTTAAGCCTGCATATTTCCCGTTTACAGAACCTAGTGTGGAAGTTTATGGCTATATTCAAGGTTTAGGATGGGTAGAAATGGCCGGAGCAGGGTTACTAAGACCAGAAGTTACTGAACCAGCTGGGGTTACAATGCCTGCAGGCGCTTGGGGTCTTGGATTGGATAGGCTAGCTATGTTGTTTTTAGGTATTAAAGATATAAGGAACTTATATTCAGACGATATTGAGTACTTGAGGAATAGAAAGGTGGAATATTAA
- a CDS encoding metal-dependent hydrolase has protein sequence MPSLRWLGHAAVELNLQGKKIVIDPFIKDNPVAPVKLSYFDDFDLIAVTHDHYDHLGDTVEIMNKNKKALLFATWDLENYLNKEYKLPWDRMIPANVGGYVEYQGIKLALTQAIHSSEHSDPTGVIISADGITIYHAGDTGLFEGMKLIGEVFKPDYALLPIGGRFTMDPYQASIAVDMIKPKKGVIPIHYNTWDLIKVDPGDFERYVKEKGYKPIILQPGQSIEL, from the coding sequence ATGCCTTCCCTAAGGTGGTTAGGTCACGCGGCAGTTGAACTAAATTTACAAGGTAAAAAAATAGTAATAGATCCCTTTATAAAGGATAATCCTGTGGCTCCAGTAAAGTTATCCTATTTTGATGATTTTGATTTAATAGCTGTAACACACGATCATTATGACCATTTAGGCGATACAGTAGAAATTATGAACAAAAATAAGAAAGCATTACTCTTTGCTACATGGGATTTAGAAAATTACTTAAATAAGGAGTACAAGTTACCTTGGGATAGAATGATACCTGCAAATGTGGGTGGGTATGTAGAATATCAAGGTATTAAATTAGCGTTAACTCAAGCAATTCACTCCAGTGAACATAGTGATCCTACCGGCGTAATCATTTCTGCTGACGGGATAACAATTTATCATGCAGGAGATACTGGACTATTTGAGGGCATGAAACTAATAGGTGAAGTCTTTAAACCAGATTATGCCTTACTTCCTATAGGAGGAAGATTTACCATGGATCCTTATCAAGCGTCAATAGCGGTAGACATGATAAAGCCCAAGAAGGGAGTAATTCCAATTCATTATAATACTTGGGATTTAATTAAAGTAGATCCTGGAGACTTTGAAAGATATGTTAAAGAGAAAGGTTATAAGCCAATAATCTTACAACCTGGACAGAGCATAGAGTTGTAA
- the map gene encoding type II methionyl aminopeptidase → MTDEELKIIMKVGKIAAEARDAGAKMIKPGVKVLDVCEAVEKMIIEKGAFPAFPCNLSINYEAAHYSPVIGDEKVIPEGAVVKLDVGAQIDGYISDTAVTVVLDDKYQRLADASKEALNAAISNFKPGVSLGDIGKVIERVIRMNGYSPVRNLGGHLIRRYELHAGVFVPNVYERNMGRIMEGNTYAIEPFTTDGFGEVIEGKIETIYSAKSFVPKGLTEEEKQFLDVINKRFKTLPFSERWLSDLGDKEKVEKTLKNLVRKKALNSYPVLIEIRKGMVSQFEHTVYVGKDETIVIT, encoded by the coding sequence ATGACAGATGAAGAACTAAAAATTATCATGAAAGTGGGAAAAATTGCTGCAGAAGCTAGAGATGCAGGAGCTAAAATGATAAAACCTGGAGTAAAAGTCTTAGACGTTTGTGAAGCTGTAGAAAAAATGATCATAGAGAAAGGAGCTTTTCCTGCATTTCCTTGCAATTTATCAATAAACTACGAAGCTGCACATTATAGTCCAGTTATAGGGGACGAAAAAGTAATTCCGGAAGGCGCAGTAGTAAAATTAGATGTTGGGGCACAAATTGATGGTTATATCTCTGACACTGCAGTTACTGTTGTTTTAGACGATAAATATCAAAGGCTCGCAGATGCCTCCAAAGAAGCATTAAATGCTGCGATATCAAACTTTAAGCCTGGCGTAAGCCTCGGAGATATAGGAAAAGTTATTGAAAGAGTAATTAGAATGAACGGTTACTCTCCAGTCAGAAATTTAGGAGGGCATTTAATAAGGAGATATGAGCTGCATGCAGGGGTATTTGTACCTAACGTTTATGAAAGGAATATGGGAAGAATAATGGAAGGAAATACTTATGCCATAGAACCCTTTACCACTGACGGTTTTGGAGAAGTAATTGAAGGAAAAATAGAAACTATATATTCCGCAAAGTCTTTTGTCCCTAAAGGATTAACAGAAGAGGAGAAGCAATTCCTAGATGTGATAAATAAGAGATTTAAAACATTACCGTTCTCAGAAAGATGGCTTTCAGACTTAGGAGATAAGGAAAAAGTTGAGAAAACTCTTAAAAACTTGGTCAGAAAGAAAGCATTAAATTCATACCCAGTATTAATAGAAATAAGGAAAGGAATGGTGTCGCAATTCGAACATACAGTTTACGTAGGTAAAGACGAAACGATAGTTATAACGTAA
- a CDS encoding DUF1512 domain-containing protein: MLDIILNILAFAQSANNGAAFTFELLYMLFFIVIIAISFIPGLQQQYQMMFMSKDVEKNLNTIENYLKDAKGIAEKLLKEKNFQDPKAFLDRVIDRFVIDPVSIEPTDIISRMKLLLRTNEDTVRQMITKYSPNIDPMSRSQIEVSIEVINALNMIYKVIRHYFLLAKKLKNLMIMYQLQAVAPIYAKLAEAYGKAQKVFLQGIPVGDGLGPLVASRFLMNITDKWSPSKDTIAGSMEFEGRKLIVVKAEGPMATVGEPGEAVQNIVEKEGNKVARIITVDAALKLEGEETGSIAEGMGVAMGDPGPEKIAIERVAAKYNIPIDAVIVKMSMEEAITEMRKEVYEAADKVVNYVKNIILERTKPGDTVVLVGVGNTVGIAQ, from the coding sequence ATGTTGGATATAATTTTAAATATATTAGCATTCGCTCAGTCAGCAAATAATGGTGCAGCGTTCACTTTTGAATTATTGTACATGCTGTTCTTTATAGTAATAATAGCCATATCTTTCATTCCTGGACTCCAACAGCAATACCAAATGATGTTTATGAGCAAAGACGTCGAAAAGAATCTTAATACTATAGAGAATTACCTTAAAGACGCTAAAGGTATTGCTGAAAAGTTATTAAAAGAGAAGAACTTTCAAGATCCTAAAGCTTTCCTTGATAGAGTTATAGATAGATTTGTAATAGATCCAGTAAGTATAGAACCAACTGATATCATAAGTAGAATGAAACTCTTACTCAGGACAAATGAAGATACAGTAAGACAAATGATAACAAAGTATTCGCCAAATATAGATCCAATGAGCAGAAGTCAAATTGAAGTGTCGATAGAAGTAATCAATGCACTTAACATGATATACAAGGTGATTAGGCACTATTTCTTACTAGCCAAGAAATTAAAGAACTTAATGATAATGTACCAGCTACAAGCAGTAGCTCCAATTTATGCAAAACTAGCAGAAGCTTATGGAAAAGCCCAAAAAGTCTTCTTACAAGGTATACCAGTAGGTGACGGCTTAGGACCGCTAGTTGCATCAAGATTCCTAATGAATATAACTGACAAGTGGAGTCCAAGCAAAGATACTATAGCAGGTTCAATGGAATTTGAAGGGAGAAAACTAATAGTAGTTAAAGCAGAAGGACCTATGGCAACAGTAGGGGAACCCGGAGAAGCTGTGCAAAATATTGTAGAGAAAGAAGGCAATAAAGTTGCAAGAATAATAACTGTAGATGCTGCATTAAAGCTAGAAGGAGAAGAAACTGGAAGTATAGCAGAAGGTATGGGTGTAGCAATGGGTGATCCTGGACCGGAAAAGATAGCAATAGAAAGGGTTGCTGCAAAATATAATATTCCTATAGATGCAGTAATAGTAAAAATGAGCATGGAAGAAGCAATAACTGAAATGAGAAAAGAAGTTTACGAGGCCGCTGATAAAGTTGTAAACTATGTAAAGAACATAATACTAGAGAGAACAAAGCCAGGAGATACTGTAGTACTAGTAGGAGTTGGCAACACTGTAGGAATAGCTCAGTGA